The genomic window CTTGGTCTTTAGTTCCAAGTGAAGCTTCTCAAAATCTTATTGGCTGCAAATGGGTATTTAGGATCAAATACAATGTAGATGGGAATATTGACAGGCACAAGGCTAGATTAGTAACCAaaggatttcatcaacaacaAGGACTTGATTATGAAGAAACCTTAGTCCTGTTGCTAAGCCCACAACAATCAGAATTTTACTTTCAATGGCAGTTCAATTCAACTAGAAGATTCATCAACTTGATGTTAGTAATGCATTCTTGCATAGTGATTTGCAAGAAGAAGTATATATGACACAACCCCCAGGATTTGTTGATCAAACTAATCCTCATCATGTTTGCTTACTCCACAAAGTTATTTATGGTCTGAAGCAGGCACCTAGGGTCTAGTATGATAAGCTCATTAATTCCTTGAAGTCACTTCATTTTGTCTACTTATCATCTGATGCATCTTTATTTGTTCATAAGGATGGTTCTCAAATCACAGTAGCCCTGTTATATTTTGATGCCATCTTGCTTACAGGTTCTTTTCCTTATTTTCTCAAGTATGTTATATCTCATTTGCGAACTACTTTCCCTGTCAAAGATCTGGGTAACCTACATTTTCTCTTGGGATTTGAAGTTCAGAGAAATTCATTATATTTGTCTCAAACCATATATGTTGTAGACTTATTACACAAGCATAATAAGGAAGGAGCTAAACCTTTTCTTACATCCATTTTTGCTACTGAGAAACTCACTCAAGCTTCAGGTGATCTATTTTCAAATCCTACTGAATACAGGTCCTTAGTGGGTGCTTTACAATACTTCACTTGGACAAGACCAGATATCTCTTTTGATGTGTTAATCTGGTTTGTCAGTATATGCAAAATCCAAGAACTGATCATCTACAAGATGCCAAGAGAGTACTGAGATATATTAAAGGTACCTTGGATATTATGGTTTGCAATTTCACAAGTGGCAGTTCTTTTCTTTTGGGATTttctgatgctgactgggctAGTTCTATAGATGATAGAAGATCTACAAGtggatattttatttttctgggATCCAACATTATCTCTTGGTCATCTAAGAAGCAGTCATCTGTTGCAAGATCAAGCACAGAAACTGAATATAAAACTCTGGCTAATTGTGCCGTTGAAATGGTCTGGGTATGTTATGTTTTGAAGTCCAAGGTATTACTAGAATAGGGTGTGATAACATTAACTCTATCTCTCTAGCTAAGAACTCTGTTCTACACACTAAGGTGAAGCATGTTCAGCTGGATTTTCATTTTATTCGAGAATTAGTGCAGAATAAGGGATGTTTTCTATATTCACACTCTTGATCAACTGGATGACATCTTTACAAAAGGTCTTCATAGTCCAAGGTTTCAGCAGCTCAGATCCAAACTTATGGTCACTTCAGTACACATCAATTTGAGGGGGGATATTGGCAGAGTAAGTGAAGATACAACTCAAGCTAAAGACGCAGTGCAGGATAAAACGCCAGTGTCGCAGGATAACCAATTCACGTGAATTATTTTTTAGTGTCATGTGTTCCCAGCATGTGTGTATTAACGTGTGTTTGTTATTAGTCTGTACGGCCATCTATAAATGCTGTCTTAATAGCTAGCTTATTCTGTAATGAGATTTACTGTTTTCCTGTGTTGATCATTCTGATCTTAATCACCATTAACACCCTGTTATCAGAATTTTCAACTTTCACAACTATCGGCCATCTCTAGTGTTGCTTGAGCACAGTTTTTGTTTTCCCAGTTCAGTTTGTCGAATTTTCACTTACAAACCATCCGCTAAAAGTTGTCAACCTTGCTTGACCAAAGGATGTTCCTCATCATAGCCTTCCTCCTTTTTTATAAAGAATACAAAAGTGATTTTATTTAGAGAACTTGATTACGGCTGGTTGCAGTAGTAGTAGTAGTGATATCATTTTCGTGGAAGAAGAATTGGTAATTTTCCCGCATCAAACCATCCGCTAAAAATTTGTATGCAGCTTCAGTGAGGTGGATACCATCCCAGTTGACATATGTTGATGGATCATCACAAACTATTCCATCAACACTTCCACATTGAAAAAATTGGTTACAATTGTATGGATCTTTACATGTACAACATGCCGTAAGAGCTCCACCCTTAAACCCTGcataaaacaggaaaaaaatgcACTCACACAAATATTCTTTGCCTTCGCCGTAGAACAACTAATTGAACCGTATTGAAATGTGAGTCTAAATTGTCATTAGTGGCAAGACACTGCAATCTGTTCTAGCTGATCATATTTGTGGGAAAACATTAAGAAATTGTATGGAATAAGATGACATACCTAATAATTCAGGAGATTGGTAAAACTTCATGGCGACATTGTAGTAATCAGCATTCATAATCTTGACACTTGGGTGTTGTTCTCTCAGGACGGCCAACTCTTTTTGAAGAAATTTGTTGTGGTAGACTGAGAATTCGTTGAGCCACTTGATACAACCACTCTCATCGTAATCCTCTTTGTTGGGGCTCTTGAATAGGGTTAAGTATAATGCTGAACACCCAATTGGGAAGTTTCCGGGGACCATGAACGTCACTGCACCTTCCTTTATTAAATCCTGTAGTTATTAATTAAAATGTTCAACCGTTAATATAACTTGACGCCTTACCAGTACAATATATGAAGGTTTTCCTTGACAAGTTCAATTTCTTTGTATCACCTTGATGGCCAAAGAAATGGCTTTGATTACATCAGGTACAACGGCACGAATCTCTTCTAGTCCTCTTCCTTGGAAAAATGGACCATTATAATCGTTTCCACCAATTTCTCCCATGAGAATCAAAGATGTTTTGAGATATTCATAGCAATCATCTGATGATatcatgaaccaattaatatatTTGCGAATTAATTTATCAACATTAATGTAAAGagacagcaaaaaaaaaaaaaaaaagttagcacCAGTGAGTTCAACTAACGAGTACAAAATATATTTGATTCCCAACTCGGCTGAACTTTACGAGTGTCTCCTTCCTTTTTGTTaagtagaaaaagaaaaagtaaaaaacaaatgTACCTGAAGATGGATTGCAAAGGGAAGGCAAAAGCTGTTTGAACCATTCGAGTTGAACTCCAAGAGAGTCATTGGTAACAACATTAATCTTTCTTTCTTCAAAAAATGAAGAATCCAAAGCTGTAGCTCCCCCAACGGCAAAGTTCACCCCCTGACGTAAATCCTTATTGCTGCTTCCAAGATATGGCGGTAGCAGCGGCAGTCCTACAGCTTGAGCTGAAAGACGCAAGGATATCAACGGCAAAGTTCttattcttaaaaaaaattcttacaaCAGTTTTAAATGGTTAGCGTTAAATGGCTAGCGTGATATATAATGAAATTAAACGTCGCCAAAAGTATAATCTGTCTTATTACAAAATTGTTATTTGGAACAAAAACACTATGATCTGACACATACCAATGAAATCAAGAACTACACGTCCATCAGAGAAGCGACTGGTGGCTCGATGGAAGTAGGTCTCTCCGTAGGGTAATCTGGAAACATATGCATTTGGTTTGTTGTAGAGAGTATTCCCGGTGTCAGCGAGCGAATCTCCAAAGCTGAAGATGGATTTGTAATACGACGACCCTAAAACTGGATTAGCAGTTGTAATTAAAAGGATACAGACTATGATCATACTACTAAAGGTTAAATGGAAGAAAAGAGAGGAGGAAGGAGAGAAAGATGAAGCCATAGTGGAAAATGCTAAGAGAATTAACAATTCGAATTGTTCACCCCTCAACTTTATGTCATGGTTACAGGAATGTTAGCTGGATGGTCTTTTTTATAAACCGGAAGTCAACACAGCCTCACACAATAGGTTTAACAATCCTGGAGCAAGCCTCTTCTTTATCGATCAAATATAAATATTGTAATTCATCTGGCAAGGAGGATATCACTGTATAGCAACCCCATTCCTGCCTCTACACTTATGTTTAAAACTCGCATTCTCAAAGTATGTTAGCTAGATATACTTAAATTTGCCTtcaaataaattaaatttaatgGTTGCTGACACTGAAACCATTAGGCGTAATTTTAAACATTTTTTCATGTGTGGTTTCTCCACTAAAGGATTAATTATTCTTAGCGAAAGGAGCACAAATAACGTTATGTATCTAGGATTAGAATATTTGTTACATAGTTTATCCTAATACTCATGCACCACTTACATAGGATTAGAAATAATTTGAGTTTTGATATCCACCACTTACATTTAAAACCTGTCAATGCCATAATTGAAACCTGTTAATGCCATAATTGAAACCGGCAGATCAAAGGAACGAGAATGTAGGCCCTGTAGGGGGAAATCACCGTACCAAAGATGCCATTATCTGGTCAAAACAAAACGTTACCAAAGATGCCATTACCAAAGATGCCGTTACCAAAGAATcaaatggcttcttcttcttctttgggaatCAGATGTAGTGGCTCGATTCTGAAATCATCTATTGATACATCCTCATCATCTTGTACTTGTCTTCATTTTCAGAATCATCAGCATGACaaattcagcagcagcagaagcagaagAGAATCATATGCTCGACTTCGATTAATGATTACAACAGCAGAAGAGATGTAGTGAGTAATTGCTCGAAGAATCGGTGTATTAGTGTCAGCATTTTCTTCAGTCACTACTACTATTCCTGGCAGTTATTCTCAGGGCCGGTCCTGGACACATGCAGACAATGCCTTGCATTGGGCCACAAATTTTAGGGGGCCACATTACACATGTTCTTCacattaaaaaaatgtaaaaagaagtctCCCGTAAAGCAAATTTTTCAAAGgggcaaaaaaatattttgtaaagggccataaaaaaaaaagttagtgcTAACTTCTATGTCCGAAACACGTCTTTCTGTTATCAAGGAAACACGCCTTcctctttggttttctggtttataaagggcttgaaatatcaaaaaaaatcaaaaagaggagagaaaaagaaatggaaataaCTAGGGTTTATTTTATAAATCAACTTCATTAAGATAATTTTTTTGTCTTGTTCTTTCGATTTTATGATTTTGTTTATTAATTATTTCTATTATTGttgattgtattgtttgttgccTAATTAGCCACTTTACATTGAATTTAATTCATTATTTATAAGTGAGTCATTAAAGACTTCTTATTAGCTCTTTGAATTTCTCATACGTGTGTATGCTTTTTATGTAGATATGAACAAGGGGAATGAGTTACGGGAGTGTACCTGGTTTTTGGTTAGTGCTAAAATCATtaagatgaaattttgttttgattggaTGAGACAAGGCTATTTTGACTGATACTTTAGATAATTAGACTAatgcttttcttctttttatttggtGTAATTTTAAAACTGTAACTTCAATCTCTTGATTGATTGTCATTGTGATCACTATTTAAATTTGTACTTCAATATCAGTACTGATAACCATTGTCACCTAAGGCAATATAAGTATAAATTTGTACTTCAATATCAGTACTGATAACCATTGTCACCTAAGGCAATATAAGTAGTCCTTGCAGAACAGGATCCAAGGAGGTCCCAAAAAACATTAAGTGTCCGACTTAACAAAGTCTGATAATGGTT from Papaver somniferum cultivar HN1 unplaced genomic scaffold, ASM357369v1 unplaced-scaffold_19, whole genome shotgun sequence includes these protein-coding regions:
- the LOC113338351 gene encoding GDSL esterase/lipase At1g28590-like, whose translation is MASSFSPSSSLFFHLTFSSMIIVCILLITTANPVLGSSYYKSIFSFGDSLADTGNTLYNKPNAYVSRLPYGETYFHRATSRFSDGRVVLDFIAQAVGLPLLPPYLGSSNKDLRQGVNFAVGGATALDSSFFEERKINVVTNDSLGVQLEWFKQLLPSLCNPSSDDCYEYLKTSLILMGEIGGNDYNGPFFQGRGLEEIRAVVPDVIKAISLAIKDLIKEGAVTFMVPGNFPIGCSALYLTLFKSPNKEDYDESGCIKWLNEFSVYHNKFLQKELAVLREQHPSVKIMNADYYNVAMKFYQSPELLGFKGGALTACCTCKDPYNCNQFFQCGSVDGIVCDDPSTYVNWDGIHLTEAAYKFLADGLMRENYQFFFHENDITTTTTATSRNQVL